The Aminithiophilus ramosus genome contains a region encoding:
- the phnD gene encoding phosphate/phosphite/phosphonate ABC transporter substrate-binding protein, protein MNVEKKAFSSDDAVLGSVESLSQRFQQMFWIGRRQGKAAEELRSSAESTRSGLDRYARGVSKIIEGFSVLSEAFVEMGAIKTTSEAAEAEARQDVLDTVQAMEKLETTLRGLAVLSETQARMTGGLLDSTAEVKAFLDRIDRIAKQTQLLALNAAIEAARAGEAGRGFNVVAQEVGKLAQSTQETARSISGALQTMGERIRSVVEGLGETERSLSSGREETQEALGRARRAGDGVLRFSESFSRLIGVLDKGRSSMEGLAHEAETLQEGTQSVLSVVETLGSSLEAETAMAREFSSSVRKVTDDLFALQSGVAARRPAEEFWVGLTPFADPQKIRDDYGPLLEEAARRLGRRMRLFVSPDYESLGKMLAQGIVDLGWFSPLAYVDAAEKYPLRPLAIPRVKGRPSYQGLIITSKGSGLRELGQLRGKRFAFVDPKSGSGYLYPRLMLKEKGYDPDRFFGEVLFLGSHDRVIGAVWEGSVDGGATYTDAWDGAARSMDLGRLDIVARTDEIPKDALAVPASMDVSQARRVGDVFLQMTPGAGAYGEAMKKLSIDGFVEADDGRYDVLRRAKAMSR, encoded by the coding sequence ATGAACGTGGAGAAGAAGGCCTTCTCTTCAGATGACGCCGTCCTCGGTTCCGTCGAGTCTCTTTCGCAGAGATTCCAGCAGATGTTCTGGATCGGGCGGCGTCAGGGAAAAGCCGCGGAGGAGCTCCGCTCCAGCGCCGAATCGACCCGCTCCGGCCTCGATCGCTACGCGCGGGGTGTCTCGAAAATCATCGAGGGCTTTTCCGTCCTTTCCGAGGCCTTCGTCGAAATGGGCGCAATCAAAACGACGTCGGAAGCCGCCGAAGCCGAGGCGCGGCAGGATGTTCTCGATACCGTGCAGGCCATGGAGAAGCTGGAGACGACGCTTCGGGGGCTGGCCGTTCTTTCCGAGACACAGGCCCGCATGACGGGTGGCCTTCTCGATTCGACGGCCGAGGTGAAGGCCTTCCTGGACCGTATCGATCGCATCGCCAAGCAGACGCAGCTTCTGGCTCTCAACGCCGCCATCGAGGCCGCTCGGGCCGGAGAGGCCGGTCGGGGTTTCAACGTCGTGGCCCAGGAGGTGGGCAAGTTGGCCCAGTCGACGCAGGAGACGGCCCGTTCCATCTCCGGAGCTCTTCAGACGATGGGGGAGCGCATTCGTTCCGTCGTCGAAGGCCTCGGCGAGACGGAGCGCTCTCTTTCCTCGGGACGGGAGGAGACTCAGGAGGCCTTGGGACGCGCCCGGCGGGCCGGCGACGGCGTTTTGCGCTTCAGCGAATCCTTTTCCCGTCTCATCGGCGTTCTCGACAAAGGACGTTCTTCCATGGAGGGGCTTGCCCATGAGGCCGAGACCCTCCAGGAAGGGACCCAATCGGTCCTCTCCGTCGTGGAGACTCTGGGCAGCAGTCTCGAGGCCGAGACGGCCATGGCTCGGGAGTTCTCCTCTTCCGTGAGGAAGGTGACGGACGATCTTTTCGCTTTGCAGAGCGGGGTGGCGGCTCGACGCCCGGCGGAGGAGTTCTGGGTGGGGCTGACGCCCTTTGCCGATCCGCAGAAGATCCGCGACGACTACGGCCCTCTCCTCGAAGAGGCGGCTCGGCGCCTGGGCCGGAGGATGCGCCTTTTCGTCTCTCCCGATTACGAGAGCCTGGGGAAAATGCTGGCCCAGGGTATTGTCGATCTGGGCTGGTTCAGCCCTCTCGCCTACGTCGATGCCGCCGAGAAATATCCCCTGCGTCCCCTGGCCATTCCCCGCGTCAAGGGACGTCCCTCCTATCAGGGACTCATCATCACGAGCAAGGGAAGCGGTCTGCGGGAGCTGGGCCAGCTGAGGGGCAAACGTTTCGCCTTCGTCGATCCCAAGAGCGGATCGGGGTACCTCTATCCTCGGCTGATGCTCAAAGAGAAGGGGTACGATCCCGACCGCTTCTTCGGCGAAGTTCTCTTTCTCGGGAGTCACGACCGCGTCATCGGCGCCGTCTGGGAGGGGAGTGTCGACGGCGGGGCCACCTATACCGATGCCTGGGATGGAGCGGCCCGATCGATGGACCTGGGCCGCCTCGACATCGTGGCCCGCACCGACGAAATTCCCAAAGATGCCCTCGCCGTTCCCGCCTCCATGGATGTTTCTCAGGCGCGGCGCGTGGGCGACGTCTTTCTGCAGATGACGCCCGGAGCCGGTGCTTACGGTGAGGCCATGAAAAAACTCTCCATCGACGGTTTCGTCGAGGCCGATGACGGTCGCTACGATGTTCTCAGGCGGGCGAAGGCCATGAGCCGATAG